A genomic stretch from Candidatus Zixiibacteriota bacterium includes:
- a CDS encoding ATP-dependent RecD-like DNA helicase yields MQVGESQKEKTTLTGTVRKIAYHHPETFYTVARLEVADTSTVTVVGGMHPLAEGEEIKVSGNWKNHPRYGLQFQVEHWEKIEPATLEGIEKYLGSGLIKGIGPVYARRLVAAFGLDTLRVLSEEPLRILEVEGIGEVRARRILEAWQEQRGMQDVMVFLQGHGVSPALALKIYRLYGAESVARVKADPYSLTRDVHGVGFLLADRIASGLGVRGDSPLRVQAGVLHLLGEHAERGHCFVTLEMLCRDGAHLLGVDAETVAIAVERLAEEGRLVVQQRPGEPVRVYLAALHEAETRVAEAIRRLLATPSFLTAEKPASAAGGIRGTVDFSTPDLWSSVRPLDPEQAVAARRALEQKVFIITGGPGTGKTTLLTALLATLRRAKVSFALAAPTGRAAKRMRESAGEEATTVHRLLEYNPREGRFLRDEERPLEVDVVIVDEASMVDLTLMDHLLRAVDPHSHLILLGDVDQLPSVGPGSVLKDLIDSGVVPVAVLRRVFRQESESGIVLNAHRILQGRGLEFTGPRERRDFDFLPRESEAEILETVKWLVRDEIPERLGIPRELAAQSIQVLTPMHRGLLGTVQLNRELQQLLNPQGETLERGGSLLRAGDKVMQLRNNYDRGVFNGDLGRVARVDREQGKIAVDFDERVLEYDADELDELSLAYATSIHKSQGSEYPAVVVPLHTSHYMMLYRSILYTAVTRAKKLVVVVGSRKALAMAIRNVRVEKRNTGLREKLAAGPAGAY; encoded by the coding sequence ATGCAAGTCGGCGAAAGTCAAAAGGAAAAAACCACGCTGACGGGAACGGTCAGGAAGATCGCTTACCATCACCCCGAGACTTTCTACACAGTGGCCCGTCTGGAGGTCGCCGACACGTCGACCGTCACGGTCGTGGGAGGCATGCACCCGCTCGCCGAGGGCGAGGAGATCAAGGTCAGCGGCAACTGGAAGAACCATCCCCGCTACGGGCTCCAGTTTCAGGTCGAGCACTGGGAGAAAATCGAGCCGGCGACCCTAGAAGGAATTGAAAAGTATCTGGGCTCTGGACTGATCAAGGGCATCGGGCCGGTATACGCGCGGCGCCTCGTGGCCGCCTTCGGCCTCGACACGTTGCGGGTTCTTTCCGAGGAGCCGCTGCGGATCCTGGAGGTGGAGGGCATCGGAGAGGTCCGGGCGCGCCGCATCCTCGAGGCCTGGCAAGAGCAGCGCGGCATGCAGGACGTGATGGTCTTCCTCCAGGGGCACGGGGTGAGCCCGGCCCTGGCGTTGAAAATCTACCGGCTCTACGGCGCGGAGAGCGTGGCCCGGGTGAAGGCGGACCCTTACAGCCTCACCCGCGACGTCCACGGCGTCGGCTTTCTGCTCGCGGACCGCATCGCGTCCGGCCTGGGCGTGCGCGGCGACTCGCCGCTGCGCGTGCAGGCGGGGGTCCTGCATCTCCTGGGCGAGCACGCCGAGCGCGGGCACTGCTTCGTCACGCTCGAGATGCTCTGCCGCGACGGGGCGCACTTGCTGGGTGTCGATGCGGAGACGGTCGCGATCGCTGTCGAGCGGCTCGCCGAGGAAGGACGGCTGGTCGTGCAGCAGCGCCCCGGGGAACCGGTGCGGGTTTACCTGGCGGCTCTCCACGAGGCGGAAACACGGGTCGCCGAGGCGATCCGCAGGTTGCTCGCAACGCCGTCCTTCCTGACCGCGGAAAAGCCCGCCAGCGCGGCCGGCGGGATACGGGGCACGGTCGATTTCTCAACCCCCGATCTATGGTCGTCCGTGCGGCCGCTCGATCCCGAGCAGGCCGTCGCCGCGCGCCGGGCCCTGGAGCAGAAAGTCTTCATCATCACGGGAGGGCCGGGAACCGGAAAAACCACGCTGCTCACCGCGCTGCTGGCAACGCTGCGGCGCGCCAAGGTCTCTTTCGCGCTGGCGGCGCCGACCGGGCGTGCGGCGAAGCGCATGCGCGAGAGCGCCGGAGAAGAGGCGACGACCGTTCACCGCCTGCTCGAGTACAACCCCCGTGAAGGGCGGTTTTTGCGTGACGAGGAGCGGCCCCTCGAGGTCGACGTCGTCATCGTCGACGAGGCCTCGATGGTCGATCTGACGCTGATGGATCACCTGCTCAGGGCGGTGGACCCGCACAGCCATCTCATCCTTCTGGGCGACGTCGACCAGCTGCCGTCGGTCGGGCCGGGGAGCGTGCTCAAGGACCTGATCGATTCCGGCGTGGTTCCGGTCGCGGTGCTCCGCCGGGTCTTCCGCCAGGAGAGCGAGAGCGGGATCGTGCTCAACGCGCACCGCATCCTGCAGGGGCGGGGCCTCGAATTTACCGGGCCGCGGGAGCGCCGCGACTTCGATTTCCTGCCGCGCGAGAGCGAGGCGGAGATCCTCGAAACGGTCAAGTGGCTGGTACGCGACGAGATTCCAGAGCGACTGGGCATTCCGCGGGAGCTGGCGGCGCAGAGCATCCAGGTGCTCACGCCGATGCACCGGGGGCTGCTTGGAACGGTGCAGCTCAACCGCGAGCTGCAGCAGCTGCTCAATCCGCAGGGCGAGACGCTGGAACGCGGCGGCTCTCTGCTGCGGGCGGGAGACAAGGTCATGCAGTTGCGCAACAACTATGACCGCGGCGTTTTCAACGGCGACCTCGGGCGGGTCGCGCGCGTCGATCGCGAGCAGGGCAAAATCGCCGTCGACTTCGACGAGCGGGTTCTCGAGTACGACGCCGACGAACTCGACGAGCTGAGCCTCGCGTACGCGACCTCGATCCACAAGAGCCAGGGAAGCGAATACCCGGCGGTGGTCGTTCCGCTTCACACCTCGCACTACATGATGCTTTACCGCAGCATCCTCTACACGGCGGTCACGCGGGCGAAAAAGCTCGTGGTGGTGGTGGGAAGCCGAAAAGCGCTGGCGATGGCGATCCGCAACGTCCGGGTCGAGAAGCGCAACACCGGTTTGCGCGAAAAGCTCGCCGCCGGGCCGGCGGGGGCATACTGA
- a CDS encoding hemolysin family protein: protein MTFENMWFEVFLILFLILANGFFSASEMAMIATRKSRIDALLEKGVKSAAAVARLKNDPDRFLATVQIGVTVVGSLASAIGGVAAAGFLQPRIEALGIPVLSSWAEAISVVVVVLPISYLSLVLGELVPKSLGLRFSEPIAFLVARPIDLLSRATGFLVRLLTASSNAVLRLFGGGEGGTASFISVEEVKSLVREGAAQGIFNETEKELIHSVFEFADTPVKAVMVPRTEIHALEINTSAAEAARSFVESGFSRIPVYEGELDHIVGFLYNKDLFKALQEKSEFRLRDHLHPAFFVPSTLPISELLKQLQRRRLAMAIVVNEYGEVEGLVTLEDLLEEIVGEIRDEYDREEQGPVERLPDGSLVVQGSVLLKTLKSDYDLPFEESPDYHTLAGFVLAKLKRIPRGGEWVEDSGYRLTIVDMEGRRIVKVKLERLKESAA from the coding sequence ATGACGTTTGAAAACATGTGGTTCGAGGTCTTCCTGATCCTTTTTTTGATCCTCGCCAACGGCTTCTTTTCCGCCTCCGAGATGGCGATGATTGCGACCCGCAAGAGCCGGATCGACGCGCTACTGGAAAAGGGAGTCAAATCGGCCGCCGCGGTGGCCCGGTTGAAAAACGACCCGGACCGGTTTCTCGCAACCGTGCAGATCGGCGTGACCGTGGTCGGTTCGCTCGCCTCCGCAATCGGCGGCGTCGCGGCCGCTGGCTTCCTGCAACCCAGGATCGAAGCGCTGGGGATTCCCGTGCTCTCGTCGTGGGCGGAAGCGATCTCGGTGGTCGTCGTGGTGCTGCCGATCTCCTATCTGTCCCTGGTGCTCGGCGAGCTGGTACCCAAGTCGCTGGGCTTGCGTTTCTCCGAGCCGATCGCCTTTCTGGTGGCCCGCCCCATCGACCTGCTCTCGCGCGCCACCGGGTTCCTGGTGCGCCTCCTGACCGCCTCGAGCAACGCCGTATTGCGGTTATTCGGCGGCGGGGAGGGAGGAACCGCGAGCTTCATTTCCGTGGAGGAGGTGAAATCACTCGTGCGCGAGGGAGCGGCACAGGGAATCTTCAACGAAACCGAAAAAGAGCTGATCCACAGCGTCTTCGAGTTCGCCGACACCCCGGTAAAAGCGGTCATGGTGCCGCGGACGGAGATCCATGCCCTTGAGATCAACACGTCGGCCGCCGAGGCGGCTCGGAGCTTCGTCGAGAGCGGCTTCTCGCGCATCCCGGTGTACGAGGGGGAACTCGACCACATCGTCGGCTTTCTCTACAACAAGGACCTGTTCAAGGCGCTGCAGGAAAAGAGCGAGTTTCGTCTCCGCGACCACCTCCACCCGGCGTTTTTCGTTCCGAGCACGCTGCCGATCAGCGAGCTGCTCAAGCAGCTTCAGCGCCGCCGGCTCGCGATGGCGATCGTCGTCAACGAATACGGCGAGGTCGAGGGCCTGGTCACGCTCGAGGACCTGCTCGAAGAGATCGTCGGCGAGATACGGGACGAATACGACCGGGAGGAGCAGGGACCGGTGGAGCGGCTGCCCGATGGCTCGCTCGTCGTCCAGGGCTCCGTGCTGCTCAAGACGCTCAAATCGGATTACGACCTGCCCTTCGAGGAGTCGCCCGACTACCACACGCTCGCCGGCTTCGTCCTGGCGAAGCTCAAGCGCATCCCCCGCGGCGGCGAATGGGTCGAGGACAGCGGTTACCGGCTGACGATCGTCGACATGGAAGGGCGCCGCATCGTCAAGGTCAAGCTGGAGCGGCTCAAGGAGAGCGCGGCCTGA
- a CDS encoding VOC family protein: MTPRIVGLDHIVLNVRDVERSLQFYTGVLGLQPERLEEFRAGKAGFPSVRVSAETVIDLFPSAPYAGAGGVKDEKADGNLRHFCMVMADEDFEPVLARLAAHGVRIREGPVARWGARGMAVSIYFLDPDGNEIELRRY; this comes from the coding sequence ATGACCCCTCGAATCGTCGGGCTCGACCACATCGTTCTCAACGTTCGCGACGTCGAGCGCTCGCTGCAATTTTACACCGGGGTGCTCGGTCTGCAGCCGGAGCGGCTCGAGGAATTCAGAGCGGGGAAGGCCGGCTTCCCGTCGGTGCGCGTGAGCGCCGAAACCGTCATCGATCTGTTTCCATCGGCGCCGTACGCCGGGGCGGGCGGCGTCAAGGACGAGAAGGCGGACGGGAATCTGCGCCATTTCTGCATGGTGATGGCCGACGAAGATTTCGAACCGGTGCTCGCCCGGCTCGCGGCACACGGGGTGCGGATTCGAGAGGGGCCAGTGGCCCGCTGGGGAGCGCGGGGCATGGCGGTCTCGATCTATTTCCTCGATCCGGACGGCAACGAGATCGAGCTCCGCCGCTATTGA
- the hisC gene encoding histidinol-phosphate transaminase encodes MSQFLRPNVAELTPYVPGEQPRDGAAIKLNTNENPYPPSPRVVSALKKSIGRSLRLYPEPLADTLRAAAAFAYGVKAENVLAGNGSDELLAMLLRAFVAPGGQVAFPVPTYSLYDTLALIHGAEPLRVDYAPDFSLPPELFSRSAALTFLCNPNSPSGTLVPPGDIRRLARSLCGLLVVDEAYIDFAETEGASALPLIRELPNLIVLRTFSKSFSLAGMRIGLAFGPEALIAGLAKVKDSYNLNRLSIVAAAAALEDLPWMRRNARRIQRTRARMTRGLEKLGYQVPPSHANFVLARKPGRNLRGVYEALKARNILVRHFDVPALRDSLRISVGTPQEIEILLRELGNLPDGNAPV; translated from the coding sequence ATGTCCCAGTTTCTGAGGCCGAACGTCGCCGAGCTGACGCCCTATGTTCCCGGGGAGCAGCCGCGTGACGGGGCCGCCATCAAGCTCAACACCAACGAAAACCCCTATCCGCCTTCGCCGCGCGTGGTTTCGGCGCTCAAGAAGTCGATCGGCCGCTCGCTGCGCCTGTACCCGGAACCTCTCGCCGACACGCTGCGGGCGGCGGCGGCCTTTGCCTACGGCGTGAAGGCGGAAAACGTGCTCGCCGGAAACGGCTCCGACGAGCTTCTCGCGATGCTGCTCCGGGCGTTCGTGGCTCCCGGCGGGCAGGTGGCGTTTCCGGTGCCGACCTACTCGCTCTACGATACCCTGGCCCTGATTCACGGGGCGGAGCCGCTGCGGGTGGACTACGCTCCCGACTTTTCTCTGCCACCGGAGCTGTTCTCGCGGAGCGCGGCGCTCACCTTTCTCTGCAACCCGAACTCCCCCTCGGGCACGCTCGTGCCGCCGGGCGACATCCGCAGGCTCGCCCGATCGCTCTGCGGTCTTCTCGTCGTCGACGAAGCCTATATCGATTTCGCGGAGACCGAGGGGGCTTCGGCCCTGCCTTTGATCCGGGAACTGCCCAATCTGATCGTGCTGCGAACGTTCTCGAAATCCTTTTCCCTGGCAGGCATGCGTATCGGGCTGGCGTTCGGGCCGGAGGCGTTGATCGCCGGGCTGGCGAAGGTGAAGGACTCGTATAACCTCAATCGCCTGAGCATCGTGGCGGCCGCCGCCGCGCTCGAGGATCTGCCGTGGATGCGCCGCAACGCGCGGCGCATCCAGAGGACGCGCGCGAGAATGACCCGGGGGCTGGAAAAGCTCGGCTATCAGGTGCCGCCCTCGCATGCCAACTTCGTGCTGGCGCGCAAGCCCGGGCGCAACCTGCGCGGCGTGTACGAGGCGCTCAAGGCGCGAAACATCCTGGTGCGGCACTTCGACGTTCCGGCACTGCGCGACAGCCTGCGGATCTCGGTCGGGACGCCGCAAGAAATCGAGATACTGTTGCGGGAGCTCGGAAACCTTCCGGACGGAAACGCGCCGGTCTAG
- a CDS encoding ATPase domain-containing protein: MAQIERVPTGIAGLDRLIEGGLPQGRSILVTGDPGTGKTIFALQFLQEGLARGEKGIYVAADESPGDVVEQAASMGWDFEQRIENKELAILSAGTYLTSLPGAGKDRQIDIRKAIGDLAGFVSRLGAKRLVLDPCGPFVLLRDTAARIQDQTRLLINLLRSSMPTTNVLTSYAVPRTGERSMHGIEEYLVAGAVVLELVWRDGRLVRTMIVEKMRCTDVRPEQHEFDIVKGRGIVLAEQSDNNVKGGN, translated from the coding sequence ATGGCGCAGATAGAACGCGTGCCGACCGGCATCGCGGGACTGGATCGGTTGATCGAGGGCGGCTTGCCGCAGGGACGATCGATCCTCGTCACCGGCGACCCCGGAACCGGCAAGACCATCTTCGCTCTGCAGTTCCTCCAGGAAGGACTCGCCCGCGGCGAGAAGGGCATCTATGTCGCCGCCGACGAGAGTCCGGGCGACGTCGTCGAGCAGGCGGCCTCGATGGGCTGGGACTTCGAGCAACGAATCGAGAACAAGGAGCTGGCGATCCTCAGCGCCGGCACTTACCTCACTTCCCTGCCTGGAGCCGGCAAGGACCGGCAAATCGACATCCGCAAGGCGATCGGTGACCTCGCCGGGTTCGTCAGCCGCCTGGGCGCCAAGCGTCTCGTGCTCGACCCGTGCGGTCCGTTCGTGCTGCTGCGGGACACGGCGGCCAGAATCCAGGACCAAACGCGGTTGCTCATCAACCTGCTGCGCAGCTCGATGCCGACCACCAACGTTCTCACCTCCTATGCCGTGCCGAGGACCGGCGAGCGCTCGATGCACGGTATCGAGGAGTACCTGGTCGCCGGCGCCGTGGTGCTCGAGCTGGTGTGGCGGGACGGGCGCCTGGTTCGCACGATGATCGTGGAGAAGATGCGCTGCACCGACGTCCGGCCCGAGCAGCACGAGTTCGACATCGTCAAGGGGCGCGGCATCGTTCTCGCGGAGCAGAGCGATAACAACGTGAAAGGCGGAAACTGA
- a CDS encoding ATPase domain-containing protein, giving the protein MQAGTDSQRVSTGIAELDRLLQGGFLRGRSYLVAGDAGTGKTTLCIQFLLAGLRHNEKAIYVTVDERPAEILQSAASLGWNLQNYIQDKSLVILDASPYFSGRAAAIAEKGVDLPKIIADLATYGRRMEAKRLVIDPMTPLILSADSPIRIQEQARALIHLLQTQLTTTNLFSSQLPGRTEHDLTVGIEEFLASGVLLLKVGLTNGRYTRSLYIKKMRGTSVEPREYPITIAPERGIAFDGVEPAPPLQPEPNIEALEFFQLPKDES; this is encoded by the coding sequence ATGCAGGCGGGCACGGACAGCCAGCGGGTCTCCACGGGAATCGCGGAGCTCGACCGGCTGTTGCAGGGAGGGTTTCTCCGGGGCCGGAGCTACCTGGTTGCCGGCGACGCCGGCACGGGGAAGACCACGCTCTGCATTCAGTTTCTGCTGGCCGGATTGCGCCACAACGAGAAGGCGATCTACGTGACCGTGGACGAACGGCCCGCCGAGATCCTGCAGTCGGCTGCGTCTCTCGGCTGGAATCTGCAGAACTATATCCAGGACAAGAGCCTGGTGATTCTCGACGCTTCCCCGTATTTCAGCGGCCGCGCGGCCGCGATCGCCGAGAAGGGTGTGGATCTTCCGAAGATCATCGCCGACCTGGCGACGTACGGCAGGCGCATGGAAGCAAAACGGCTGGTAATCGATCCGATGACGCCGCTGATCCTGTCCGCCGACTCGCCGATTCGCATCCAGGAGCAGGCGCGCGCCCTGATTCACCTGCTCCAAACGCAACTCACGACAACCAATCTCTTTTCTTCACAGCTCCCCGGGCGCACGGAGCACGACCTCACCGTCGGCATCGAGGAATTTCTCGCATCGGGCGTTCTGCTGCTCAAGGTCGGCTTGACGAACGGCCGATACACCCGCTCCCTGTACATCAAGAAGATGCGCGGCACGTCGGTGGAGCCGCGCGAGTACCCGATCACGATCGCTCCGGAGCGGGGCATCGCGTTCGACGGCGTTGAGCCGGCGCCGCCGCTCCAGCCGGAGCCGAACATCGAGGCCCTGGAGTTCTTTCAGCTTCCCAAGGACGAGTCCTGA
- a CDS encoding MFS transporter, protein MNLDGSPPADSRRLALVLTNVCLGQFIVGLDQRALLVALPTLTRTFNTSLNTIQWVLLVYDLLLVGTVITLGRLGDLFGRRRFYAAGLLLFVVSSALCGVSGSAWQIILFRGLQALGGAMISANGRAIASLAYPASQRGKAMGFASMAFHVGFLTGPTLGGFLIDTIGWRWIFFLNLPLGLWSAAMAWRLIEESREKPREISVDFAGAILLMVTYSLFLYAMNQLPHMGWSSARVWLPLALAAVAGAALIRVELRSSMPILSFSLFRNRLFTASMLSLFFITSTQSAISFLMPFYLQNILHFTPTQMGWILISNSVVIVLVAPVAGWMSDRMGSRLLCTAGAALIVVGQFFIGALGTGSSAARIIFPLLLTGLGWAVFNSPNQSAILGSVPRDKIGVASGMNTTTARTGGAMGVALSASLFTYGLAAAGLSSAELESPQAWGEAPEIFVGSFNHTVSVVNLFTLLSVFFSAVRGPRRDG, encoded by the coding sequence ATGAACCTCGACGGCTCCCCGCCCGCGGACTCCAGACGGCTCGCGCTCGTTCTGACCAACGTCTGCCTCGGTCAGTTCATCGTGGGGCTGGACCAGCGCGCGTTGCTGGTGGCGCTCCCTACTCTGACGCGCACGTTCAATACGAGCCTCAACACGATCCAGTGGGTTTTGCTCGTCTACGATCTGCTGCTGGTCGGGACCGTCATCACGCTCGGTCGCCTGGGCGACCTTTTCGGTCGGCGGCGCTTCTACGCGGCGGGCCTGCTGCTCTTCGTTGTGAGCTCCGCCCTGTGCGGCGTTTCCGGGTCGGCATGGCAGATCATCCTGTTCCGCGGGCTCCAGGCGCTCGGCGGCGCGATGATCTCGGCCAACGGCCGGGCGATCGCCTCGCTCGCTTACCCCGCGAGCCAGCGCGGCAAAGCGATGGGCTTCGCCTCGATGGCGTTCCACGTCGGCTTCCTCACGGGCCCGACTCTCGGCGGATTTCTGATCGACACGATCGGCTGGCGGTGGATCTTTTTCCTCAACCTGCCGCTGGGCCTCTGGAGCGCCGCCATGGCATGGCGCCTGATCGAGGAGAGCCGGGAAAAGCCGCGGGAGATCTCCGTCGACTTCGCCGGCGCGATCCTGCTCATGGTCACGTACAGCCTGTTCCTGTACGCGATGAACCAGCTCCCGCACATGGGCTGGTCGAGCGCCCGGGTCTGGCTTCCGCTGGCCCTGGCGGCAGTCGCCGGCGCCGCGCTGATACGGGTCGAGCTGCGGTCGAGCATGCCGATTCTCAGCTTTTCGCTTTTCCGCAACCGGCTCTTTACGGCCTCGATGTTAAGCCTCTTCTTCATCACCTCGACCCAGTCGGCGATCAGCTTCCTGATGCCGTTCTATCTGCAGAACATCCTGCATTTCACCCCAACGCAGATGGGCTGGATTCTGATCTCAAACTCGGTGGTGATCGTCCTGGTGGCGCCGGTCGCGGGCTGGATGTCGGATCGGATGGGCTCGCGCCTGCTGTGCACGGCGGGAGCGGCCTTGATCGTAGTCGGACAGTTTTTCATCGGCGCGCTCGGCACCGGCTCGTCCGCTGCCCGGATCATCTTCCCTCTGCTCTTGACCGGCCTCGGCTGGGCCGTCTTCAACTCGCCGAACCAGAGCGCGATCCTCGGCTCGGTGCCGCGCGACAAGATCGGAGTGGCCTCGGGTATGAACACGACCACGGCGCGGACCGGCGGCGCCATGGGCGTGGCGCTCTCGGCTTCGCTGTTCACCTACGGCCTCGCCGCCGCGGGACTGAGCAGCGCGGAGCTCGAGTCGCCGCAGGCATGGGGCGAAGCGCCGGAAATCTTCGTCGGCTCGTTCAACCATACCGTTTCCGTCGTCAACCTCTTCACGCTCCTTTCCGTCTTCTTCTCCGCGGTGCGAGGGCCGCGGCGCGACGGTTGA
- the hemE gene encoding uroporphyrinogen decarboxylase produces MTASDAPFLAACRREPTPFTPVWLMRQAGRYMEEYRKLRAEHGFLELCKMPELAAEIAVSPVERLKVDAAIVFADILLVLEPMGVGLEYARGDGPVIRRPVQAASDVDRLRDFDARRELSFVFEAVRKTRSALRPEVPLIGFAGAPFTLASYLIEGGGSHAYLRTKRFFHSEPEAWRRLMGRLAAAVADYLNGQIEAGAQAIQLFDSWAGCLAPLDYEEFVLPYTRAVIGALPPGTPLIHFSTGTAGMLRLVRAAGGDVIGVDWRVHLDEAWNAVGLDVAIQGNLDPAALLASPRQIRARVADILRRASGRPGHIFNLGHGVLPETPVDNVVAMVEAVHELSCR; encoded by the coding sequence ATGACCGCCAGCGACGCTCCTTTTCTGGCCGCCTGCCGCCGCGAACCGACCCCTTTCACCCCGGTATGGCTGATGCGCCAGGCCGGCCGCTACATGGAGGAATACCGCAAGCTGCGCGCCGAGCACGGGTTCCTGGAGCTTTGCAAGATGCCGGAGCTGGCGGCGGAGATCGCCGTCTCCCCGGTGGAGCGCTTGAAGGTCGACGCCGCCATCGTCTTTGCCGACATCCTTCTGGTTCTGGAGCCCATGGGCGTCGGCCTCGAATACGCGCGCGGCGACGGGCCGGTGATCCGGCGACCGGTTCAGGCGGCCTCGGACGTGGACCGGCTCCGCGACTTCGACGCGCGCCGGGAGCTTTCCTTCGTCTTCGAGGCGGTGCGGAAAACCCGCTCCGCGCTGCGCCCCGAAGTTCCGTTGATCGGCTTTGCCGGGGCGCCCTTCACCCTCGCCTCCTACCTGATCGAAGGCGGCGGCTCGCACGCCTACCTTCGGACCAAGCGGTTCTTCCACTCCGAGCCGGAGGCGTGGCGGCGTCTGATGGGACGGTTGGCCGCGGCGGTGGCCGACTATCTCAACGGTCAGATCGAGGCGGGGGCCCAGGCGATTCAGCTCTTCGACAGCTGGGCCGGCTGTCTGGCGCCGCTGGACTACGAGGAGTTCGTCCTGCCTTATACCCGCGCGGTGATCGGAGCGCTCCCCCCGGGAACGCCGCTGATCCATTTCAGCACCGGAACCGCGGGAATGCTGCGGCTCGTTCGGGCGGCAGGTGGAGACGTGATCGGGGTCGACTGGCGCGTGCATCTCGACGAGGCCTGGAACGCGGTTGGCCTCGACGTCGCGATTCAGGGAAACCTGGATCCTGCCGCCTTGCTCGCTTCGCCCCGGCAGATTCGCGCGCGGGTCGCCGATATCCTGCGGCGGGCCAGCGGTCGGCCGGGCCACATCTTCAACCTCGGCCACGGCGTGCTTCCCGAGACTCCCGTCGACAACGTCGTGGCGATGGTCGAAGCGGTGCACGAGCTGAGTTGCCGTTGA
- the hemH gene encoding ferrochelatase, with translation MAGTYDGVLLVAFGGPASREEVRPFLDRVLKGAAVPAERIEEVVRHYEAVGGRSPLNEITFRQARALGEALAARGRSLPVHVGLRNARPFLAEALREMARAGVSRALGVVLSAHHSEASWDRYHETVADARAELGDAAPRVDFCGGWHDHPLFVETWSEQIRDCLASCPEGESREIPLVFTAHSIPMAMARRSPYVEQIRRSASLIAERLGRHGWTLAYQSRSGHPAEPWLEPDIRQVVRELAARGFSRAVAAPIGFVADHVEVLYDLDIEAKKIAAACGLELLRAPCPNDRPLFIEMLADVVSRSLSASAVP, from the coding sequence ATGGCGGGCACGTACGACGGCGTTCTACTGGTCGCGTTCGGCGGCCCCGCAAGCCGCGAAGAGGTCCGGCCGTTTCTCGACCGCGTGCTGAAAGGCGCGGCGGTTCCGGCCGAGCGCATCGAAGAGGTCGTGCGCCACTATGAGGCGGTGGGCGGCCGCTCGCCGCTCAACGAGATTACCTTCCGGCAGGCGCGGGCTTTGGGGGAAGCGCTGGCAGCGAGGGGGCGGTCATTGCCGGTTCACGTCGGCCTGCGCAACGCCCGTCCGTTCCTCGCCGAAGCGCTGCGGGAGATGGCGCGGGCGGGCGTAAGCCGCGCGCTCGGAGTGGTTCTCTCGGCCCACCACAGCGAGGCGAGCTGGGACCGTTATCACGAAACGGTCGCGGACGCCCGCGCCGAGCTGGGTGACGCTGCACCGCGGGTCGATTTCTGCGGCGGCTGGCACGACCATCCGCTGTTCGTCGAGACCTGGAGCGAACAGATCCGCGATTGCCTGGCGAGCTGTCCCGAGGGCGAAAGCCGTGAAATCCCCCTGGTGTTCACCGCCCATAGCATCCCCATGGCGATGGCCCGACGCTCGCCTTACGTGGAGCAGATCCGTCGGAGCGCAAGCCTCATCGCCGAGCGGCTCGGCCGGCACGGCTGGACGCTCGCCTATCAGAGCCGCAGCGGGCACCCCGCCGAACCCTGGCTCGAGCCCGACATTCGCCAGGTCGTCCGCGAGCTGGCGGCGCGGGGGTTCTCCCGTGCGGTGGCGGCGCCGATCGGGTTCGTCGCCGACCACGTGGAAGTACTCTACGATCTCGACATCGAGGCGAAGAAGATCGCGGCCGCGTGCGGTCTCGAGCTGCTTCGCGCGCCCTGCCCCAACGACCGGCCGTTGTTCATCGAGATGCTCGCCGACGTCGTCTCGAGGTCATTGTCTGCTTCCGCGGTTCCATGA